The Corynebacterium marinum DSM 44953 genome contains the following window.
GGCACCAGTTCGGCCATGCCGATCAGCGCGCCGCGGACGATATTGGCCACGACGGACAGCGGGGTACGCGGCGTCTTGGCGGGGTAATGATGAGGGGTGGTCATGGCTTCTCGGCGCACGCCTTCCATGATGAGTCGGCTCGAATTGTCAGCCCCTTACCTTACGGCACTAACGCAGCGCCGCCGAGACGGCCTGAATGACGCTGCCCAGCACCGCGACCCCGATGAAGCCGACCAGCCAGTCGCGGCCGATCAGCGCAGCGCCCTCCTTCATCTGTTCCTCCGACGGGTTGGAGGAGAGCAGCTGGGCTCCGGAGGAACCCAGGCGCATGTCGGCCGGAAGCTCGTTGAGCTGCGAGGAGGGGGTGGCCTGCACGGCAGGGACGACGCCCAGCGTGAGGGTGGCGGCAGTGCTCAGGGCAATGAAAGTACGGCGCATGTGGCGGAATCCTTGGTAGGTGGGAAACGGGACCCGTCCACTTTAACTGTCGATGCGCGGAAACTTCCGGCAACGTCGGCGTTATGACGCGGGCGTCGATACGGTGGGATCATGACTGCCTCCACACCGATTCAGCCGACCCTGGGCACCCGGACCGGGCGCCTCATCACGCAGGACGGACTGCAGTTCCGCGACCTCAACGGCGACGGCGAGCTCAACCCCTACGAGGACTGGCGCCGGAGCCCCGAGGAACGGGCGGTCGACCTCGTCCGCCGTATGACCCCGGAGGAGAAGGCGGGCCTGATGATCATCGGCTCGCACCACCCCGGATACTCCTCATTTCTGCCGCACGCGGAGGAGGGGCAGCTGCTCAACCCGCAAGACGTCTGGCGCGACGCCAACCCCATCACCTCCCAGCCCTACCCCGAGCCGGTCCTGGTGACCTCCTCGACGGACAACGCCATCCACCTCCGCCACCAGCGTTTCCTCATCTGCCGCGACAACCTCGAGCCGAAGGACCTGGCGACCTGGACCAACGCCGTCCAGGAACTCGCCGAGAACTCCCGCCTGGGCATCCCCGCGGTCTTCGCCTCCAACCCCCGCAACCACGTGGCTCTGGTCGCCCAGTTCGGCGTCAACGAATCCGCGGGTGTGTTCTCCGAGTGGCCCAACGAACTCGGCCTCGCGGCGCTGGAAGATCCGGGGCTGATGGAGACCTTCGGCGAGGAGATCGCCAAGGAGTGGCGCGCCGGGGGGCTGCACAAGCTCTACGGCTACATGGCCGACGTCGCATCGGAGCCGCGCTGGTCCCGGTTCAACGGCACCTTCGGCGAGGACGTCAAGCTGGTCACCTCCTACATCGGCAACCTCGTGCGCGGCATGCAGGGCGAGGAGCTCTCCGAATCCTCCGTCGCCTGCACCATCAAGCACTTCCCCGGCGGCGGCGTCCGCCTGGACGGCCACGACCCCCATTTCGAGTGGGGCCAGACCAACGAGTACCCGACCGAGGGTGCCCTGGAACGCTACCACCTGCCGCCCTTCCAGGCCGCCTGCGTCTCCGGCGCGAGCTCGATCATGCCGTACTACGCCAAGCCGGTGAACACCTCGGCCGCGCAGCTCGACGAACAGTTCTGGCAGGGCCCGACCACCCAGTTCGCCGAGGTGGCCTTCGCCTACAACGAGGTTTTCCTGGAGGAGCTCCTGCGCCGCCGCCTGGGCCACCGCGGCTACGTCAACTCCGACTCCGGCGTCATCGACGCCATGGTCTGGGGTGTGGAATCCCTGACCAAACCCGAGCGCTTCGCCGCGGCGGTCAAGGCCGGCACCGACGTCTTCTCCGACATGGCGGACCCCGCCGAGCTCATCCGCGCCATCGAACAGGGCCTGCTTTCCGACGCCGACCTCAACCAGGCCTGCATCCGCCTGCTCAGCGAGATCTTCGCGCTGGGCCTGTTCGAGAATCCCTACGTCGACCCCGAGGCCGCCGAGACGGTCATCGGCGGCGGGGAGGTCGCGGCGCTGGGGGAGAAGGCGCAGCGCCAGTCGGTCACCCTGCTGCGCTCCTCGGAACTGCTGCCGCTGAAGCTGGCGCGCGAGGTGAAGGTGTACCCCTTCGTCACCGGCCGCACGCTCATCGGCGACGTGCAGGCCAAGCTGGAGGAGTCCATCACCCGCGTCTGGTCCGGCGCCCACATCGTCGGGACGCCGGAGGAGGCGGACATCGCCCTGGTATGGGCCCGCCCCGAGATCGCCCTGTTCGAAGACGACCGGGAGGGCGTCCCGCTGTCCGTCGACCCCCGCGCCGACGGCGTGGACGTGGACCGGGTCCGCGCGATCGAGCAGACCGTGCCCACCCTCCTCGTGGTCAACTTCACCAACCCGTGGCTGCTCGGCGAGATCGAA
Protein-coding sequences here:
- a CDS encoding glycoside hydrolase family 3 protein, whose translation is MTASTPIQPTLGTRTGRLITQDGLQFRDLNGDGELNPYEDWRRSPEERAVDLVRRMTPEEKAGLMIIGSHHPGYSSFLPHAEEGQLLNPQDVWRDANPITSQPYPEPVLVTSSTDNAIHLRHQRFLICRDNLEPKDLATWTNAVQELAENSRLGIPAVFASNPRNHVALVAQFGVNESAGVFSEWPNELGLAALEDPGLMETFGEEIAKEWRAGGLHKLYGYMADVASEPRWSRFNGTFGEDVKLVTSYIGNLVRGMQGEELSESSVACTIKHFPGGGVRLDGHDPHFEWGQTNEYPTEGALERYHLPPFQAACVSGASSIMPYYAKPVNTSAAQLDEQFWQGPTTQFAEVAFAYNEVFLEELLRRRLGHRGYVNSDSGVIDAMVWGVESLTKPERFAAAVKAGTDVFSDMADPAELIRAIEQGLLSDADLNQACIRLLSEIFALGLFENPYVDPEAAETVIGGGEVAALGEKAQRQSVTLLRSSELLPLKLAREVKVYPFVTGRTLIGDVQAKLEESITRVWSGAHIVGTPEEADIALVWARPEIALFEDDREGVPLSVDPRADGVDVDRVRAIEQTVPTLLVVNFTNPWLLGEIEPDAAAVVGSFEIHPDHLIRSLAGEDGGPAGRLPMSLPASVEAIENSPRDVPGKYCGEDYPYRDRDGNVYAQGHGLRF